One genomic segment of Ascochyta rabiei chromosome 20, complete sequence includes these proteins:
- a CDS encoding Cellulase, whose product MARYSFAFSALVAIAAAAQGTAYSQCGGDGWTGATSCVSGFHCQYQNEWYSQCIPGGAATPVKTPTAVKTTATAKITAAAKTHATTLLTITRSSSIPTPPAASPSKPTKSDGPVPTAAGSTSGSSGKTQYAGVNIAGFDFGCSTDGSCGGSYVDPGANGIAQMKHFATDDKLNVFRLPIGWQHLLNNQLGGSIDATVGAAYDNLVQGCLATGALCILDLHNYARWNGAIVGQGGPTDAEFADVWSKLATKYASEKNIAFGLMNEPHDLTMTSWATSVQAAVTAIRKAGATSQYILVPGTDYTSAGSFVQNSGPALLTVKDADGSTSKIIFDIHRYLDSDNSGTNAECTTDHVQDSFVPLATWLRSNGRKAILSEVGGGNTASCEQDTCAAIASINKNSDVYLGYVGWSAGAFDASYVLSLTPSGSNDKTLMSKCFSRA is encoded by the exons ATGGCTCGTTATTCATTTGCCTTCTCCGCCTTGGTGGCAATTGCTGCCGCGGCACAAGGTACCGCATACTCACAGTGTGGTGGAGACGGCTGGACCGGTGCTACCTCATGTGTTTCTGGCTTCCACTGCCAATACCAGAACGAATGGTATTCTCAATGCATACCTGGCGGCGCTGCCACTCCCGTCAAAACCCCAACTGCGGTGAAGACTACAGCTACCGCAAAGATCACCGCTGCAGCCAAAACGCACGCAACGACGCTTTTGACCATCACACGATCTTCAT CGATACCCACACCGCCAGCGGCGTCGCCGAGCAAGCCGACAAAGTCTGATGGCCCTGTGCCAACTGCTGCTGGGAGCACCTCTGGATCTTCGGGAAAGACTCAGTATGCTGGTGTCAACATCGCTGGGTTCGATTTTGGCTGTTCCACCGATGGGTCTTGCGGAGGCTCCTACGTTGACCCCGGTGCCAACGGTATTGCCCAGATGAAGCACTTCGCGACTGACGATAAACTCAATGTTTTCCGTCTGCCCATCGGCTGGCAACATCTCCTCAACAACCAGCTTGGTGGTTCGATCGACGCCACAGTTGGCGCTGCATACGACAACCTGGTGCAGGGCTGCTTGGCCACCGGCGCTCTCTGCATTCTCGATTTGCACAATTACGCACGCTGGAATGGCGCGATTGTCGGCCAGGGTGGACCTACAGACGCTGAGTTTGCCGACGTGTGGTCGAAGCTCGCCACGAAATACGCATCGGAGAAGAACATCGCCTTCGGTTTGATGAATGAACCCCATGATCTCACCATGACATCATGGGCTACATCTGTTCAAGCCGCTGTTACTGCTATCCGCAAGGCTGGCGCAACTTCGCAGTACATTCTTGTCCCTGGTACCGATTACACCTCTGCTGGCAGCTTTGTTCAGAACAGTGGCCCAGCCCTTCTTACCGTTAAGGATGCGGACGGTTCTACCAGCAAGATCATCTTCGATATTCACCGTTACCTGGACTCGGACAACAGTGGCACAAACGCAGAGTGCACTACTGATCATGTTCAGGACTCGTTTGTCCCGCTTGCGACTTGGCTCCGAAGCAACGGTCGTAAGGCTATCTTGTCCGAAGTTGGCGGTGGCAACACTGCTTCTTGCGAGCAAGACACCTGCGCAGCCATTGCTTCGATCAATAAGAACAGCGATGTTTACCTGGGATATGTAGGCTGGTCTGCTGGTGCTTTTGATGCCTCCTACGTCCTTTCCTTGACGCCATCAGGCTCTAACGATAAGACATTGATGTCAAAGTGCTTTAGCCGCGCATAG
- a CDS encoding Serine/threonine-protein phosphatase 2A activator 1 encodes MASNSTSTPALTRLDPSKGHAFETPKKCINDGDDVTFFLASKAYADIMTFIFQLNTSMIPRKTKSEEQDTESVKEWTLQDPDVSHPPVVQNLAKLLEALTAIIDEAPPDTGPRRFGNVSFRKWYDIVRERASDLLDQYLPPEVLAHQSSSSASAKNELEAYFIGSFGSAQRLDYGTGHELSFLAFLGSLWKLGAFPASQDGDQERGIVLRVIEPYLVLIRRLILTYTLEPAGSHGVWGLDDHSFVSYIFGSAQFSPPISTPADIATEGSLANAPNPADVAKAAAVQRERGRNMYFSAIGFIYDVKKGPFWEHSPILYDVSGVKAGWAKINKGMIKMYHAEVLSKFPVVQHFPFGSLFAWSADPNAPAIQASVHTSSQPKAVTPSNSAPTARQTGPPPPPQQQQPLRDPLAESREGITQMQMPMTAAPWARVSGPNVPAGPNQPTRAPWAASTRAPPLPPPGAGTTRMLPPGVGTAAPWAGSGTGAGSLGQGGGAEHEGAVGG; translated from the exons ATGGCCTCGAACTCAACATCAACGCCTGCCCTGACGAGACTGGACCCAAGCAAAGGCCATGCGTTCGAGACGCCCAAAAAGTGCATCAATGACGGCGATGATGTCACGTTCTTCTTGGCATCAAAGGCCTATGCCGACATAATGACTTTTATATTCCAACTGAACACGTCTATGATCCCGAGGAAGACCAAGAGTGAAGAGCAGGACACAGAGTCGGTGAAAGAATGGACATTACAGGACCCAGACGTGTCACACCCACCTGTGGTGCAGAACCTTGCCAAGCTCCTCGAGGCATTGACAGCTATCATCGACGAAGCACCGCCAGACACCGGCCCACGTCGATTTGGCAACGTGAGTTTCAGGAAGTGGTATGACATTGTGCGTGAGCGAGCCTCGGATCTCCTCGATCAGTATTTGCCGCCAGAGGTGCTGGCCCACCAGTCTTCGTCCTCAGCCTCAGCCAAAAACGAGCTGGAAGCCTACTTCATCGGCAGCTTCGGCAGCGCGCAGCGTCTGGATTACGGCACAGGCCACGAACTCAGCTTCCTCGCATTCCTAGGCAGTCTCTGGAAACTCGGCGCCTTCCCCGCATCCCAAGACGGCGATCAAGAGCGAGGGATAGTGCTCCGTGTAATCGAACCATACCTCGTGCTAATCCGCCGTCTGATACTCACCTACACCCTCGAACCAGCCGGTTCACATGGAGTATGGGGTCTGGACGACCATTCCTTCGTGTCGTATATTTTCGGCAGCGCCCAGTTCTCCCCGCCAATCTCGACACCCGCAGACATCGCGACCGAGGGCTCCCTCGCCAACGCACCGAACCCAGCCGATGTCGCCAAGGCCGCAGCCGTTCAGCGCGAACGAGGGCGGAACATGTACTTCAGTGCCATAGGCTTCATCTACGACGTCAAAAAGGGACCCTTCTGGGAGCACAGTCCGATTCTGTACGACGTATCCGGGGTGAAGGCCGGATGGGCCAAGATCAATAAG GGTATGATAAAAATGTACCACGCAGAAGTCCTCTCCAAGTTCCCCGTGGTGCAGCACTTCCCCTTTGGCTCGCTCTTCGCCTGGAGCGCCGATCCAAACGCCCCCGCAATCCAAGCCAGCGTGCACACGTCGTCGCAGCCCAAGGCAGTCACGCCGTCTAACTCGGCGCCCACGGCACGCCAAACGGGGCCTCCGCCCCCGccacagcagcaacagccgCTGAGAGATCCGCTGGCGGAGTCGAGGGAAGGGATTACTCAGATGCAGATGCCGATGACAGCGGCGCCATGGGCGAGAGTGTCAGGGCCAAATGTACCAGCGGGGCCAAACCAGCCCACGAGAGCGCCATGGGCGGCGAGTACACGGGCACCGCCGCTACCGCCACCTGGGGCGGGGACGACGAGGATGCTACCTCCCGGTGTAGGGACTGCGGCGCCTTGGGCTGGGTCTGGAACTGGTGCTGGAAGTTTGGGGCAAGGGGGGGGAGCAGAGCACGAGGGCGCCGTGGGCGGGTAG